A single region of the Actinoplanes sp. SE50/110 genome encodes:
- a CDS encoding excinuclease ABC subunit UvrA: MTSSPPAGPAAVLADPQRHEFIQVRGARENNLRDVSLDLPKHQLTVFTGVSGSGKSSLVFGTIAAESQRLINETYPAFLQSFMGSPARPDVDALHNLSAAIVVDQERMGANARSTLGTVTDAYTMLRILFSRLGEPGAGSALAYSFNAEGMCPRCEGLGRVSSIDVDGLVDRDRSINQGAITVPNFSVGGWYVRGFAESGLVDPDKPLREFTEQEWADFLHKPPVKMRIGGVNTTYEGLVLKVQRMYLAKERESAQPHIRAFIDRVATFTTCPECAGARLKPAALASRIAGRNIAECSAMQVSDLAGFLTEVTDPAVAPVVRGLRHTLESLVEIGLGYLSLDRESGTLSGGEAQRVKMVRHLGSSLTDVTYVFDEPTVGLHPHDIQRMNGLLLRLRDKGNTVLVVEHKPETIRIADHVVDLGPGAGPDGGRVQYQGPVAGLPGSGTLTGRFLGHRAALKKACREKTGTIAIRGASRNNLRDVDVDLPSGVLTVVTGVAGSGKSSLIYGSLPRRDGVVVVDQTAIRGSRRSNPATYTGLLDAVRSAFAKANRVKPALFSANSEGACPNCKGIGLVYLDLAMMAGVAGVCEECEGRRFTARVLEYRLRGRDISEVLAMPVSEALEFFTEKPARAILDRLSAVGLGYVTLGQPLNTLSGGERQRLKLAVHMGGGPATYLLDEPTSGLHLADVDQLLALLDRLVDAGNTVVVIEHHLAVMAHADWIVDLGPGAGQDGGRVVFTGTPHELVADASTLTARHLREYVG, encoded by the coding sequence GTGACGAGCTCGCCGCCCGCAGGGCCCGCCGCCGTGCTGGCTGATCCGCAGCGGCACGAGTTCATCCAGGTCCGCGGAGCGCGGGAGAACAATCTCCGCGATGTCTCGCTGGACCTGCCGAAACATCAGCTCACCGTGTTCACCGGGGTGTCCGGGTCGGGTAAGAGTTCGCTGGTCTTCGGCACCATCGCGGCCGAGTCGCAGCGGTTGATCAACGAGACCTACCCGGCGTTCCTGCAGTCGTTCATGGGCAGTCCGGCGCGTCCGGACGTGGACGCGCTGCACAACCTGAGCGCGGCGATCGTCGTCGATCAGGAGCGGATGGGGGCGAACGCGCGGTCGACGCTCGGCACGGTGACCGACGCGTACACCATGTTGCGCATCCTGTTCTCCCGGCTCGGTGAGCCGGGCGCGGGCAGCGCGCTGGCGTACTCGTTCAACGCCGAGGGGATGTGCCCGCGGTGTGAGGGTCTGGGCCGGGTGTCGAGCATCGACGTCGACGGGCTGGTCGACCGGGACAGGTCGATCAACCAGGGTGCGATCACCGTGCCGAACTTCAGCGTCGGCGGGTGGTACGTGCGCGGGTTCGCCGAGTCCGGGCTGGTCGACCCGGACAAGCCGCTGCGCGAGTTCACCGAGCAGGAGTGGGCCGACTTCCTGCACAAGCCGCCGGTGAAGATGCGCATCGGTGGGGTGAACACGACGTACGAAGGCCTGGTCCTGAAGGTCCAGAGGATGTATCTGGCCAAGGAGCGCGAATCGGCGCAGCCGCACATCCGCGCGTTCATCGATCGGGTCGCCACCTTCACCACCTGCCCGGAGTGCGCCGGCGCCCGGCTGAAACCGGCGGCCCTGGCCTCGCGGATCGCCGGCCGGAACATCGCCGAGTGCTCCGCGATGCAGGTCAGCGACCTGGCCGGGTTCCTGACCGAGGTCACCGACCCGGCTGTCGCGCCGGTGGTGCGCGGCCTGCGGCACACCCTGGAGTCGCTGGTCGAGATCGGCCTGGGCTACCTGTCGCTGGACCGCGAGTCGGGCACCCTGTCCGGCGGGGAGGCGCAGCGGGTCAAGATGGTCCGCCACCTCGGGTCGTCGCTGACCGACGTCACCTACGTGTTCGACGAACCGACCGTCGGTCTGCACCCGCACGACATCCAGCGGATGAACGGGCTGCTGCTGCGGCTGCGGGACAAGGGCAACACGGTGCTGGTGGTGGAGCACAAGCCGGAGACCATCAGGATCGCCGACCACGTGGTCGATCTCGGTCCCGGCGCCGGCCCGGACGGTGGACGCGTCCAATATCAGGGGCCGGTGGCGGGGCTGCCCGGGTCGGGCACCCTGACCGGGCGCTTCCTGGGCCATCGGGCAGCCCTGAAGAAGGCCTGTCGGGAAAAGACGGGCACCATCGCCATCCGGGGCGCCAGCCGGAACAATCTGCGCGACGTCGACGTCGACCTGCCGTCCGGCGTGCTCACCGTGGTCACCGGCGTGGCCGGCTCCGGGAAGAGCTCACTGATCTACGGTTCGCTGCCGCGGCGCGACGGCGTGGTCGTCGTCGACCAGACCGCGATCCGCGGCTCCCGGCGCAGCAACCCGGCCACCTACACCGGTCTGCTCGACGCGGTCCGCAGCGCCTTCGCCAAGGCCAACCGGGTGAAACCGGCCCTGTTCAGCGCCAACTCCGAGGGCGCCTGCCCGAACTGCAAGGGCATCGGCCTGGTGTACCTGGATCTGGCGATGATGGCCGGCGTCGCCGGCGTCTGCGAGGAGTGCGAGGGACGCCGGTTCACCGCCCGGGTCCTGGAGTACCGGTTGCGCGGCCGGGACATCAGCGAGGTCCTCGCCATGCCGGTCAGCGAGGCCCTGGAGTTCTTCACCGAGAAACCGGCGCGGGCGATCCTGGACCGGCTGTCCGCGGTCGGCCTCGGCTACGTGACCCTCGGGCAGCCGCTGAACACCCTGTCCGGCGGTGAGCGGCAGCGGCTCAAACTGGCCGTGCACATGGGCGGCGGCCCGGCCACCTACCTGCTCGACGAGCCGACCAGCGGCCTGCACCTGGCCGACGTCGACCAGCTGCTGGCCCTGCTGGATCGGCTGGTCGACGCCGGGAACACGGTGGTGGTGATCGAACACCACCTGGCCGTGATGGCGCACGCCGACTGGATCGTCGACCTGGGTCCGGGTGCCGGTCAGGACGGCGGGCGTGTGGTGTTCACCGGTACCCCGCACGAGCTGGTCGCCGACGCCTCGACGCTCACCGCCCGGCACCTTCGGGAGTACGTGGGCTGA
- a CDS encoding MerR family transcriptional regulator, protein MHEQPLEGPLVGEDGEVGYRGVTACQAVGISYRQLDYWARTTLVVPSVRDASGSGTSRLYSFRDLVVLKVVKRLLDAGVSLQNIRRAIDTLRSHGVDDLAGITLISDGTTVYECRSPEEVVDLLQGGQGVFGIAIGGAFKEIQGSLSHLPAEPAVPQPVGQVPEEPAAGDELAARRARRRAG, encoded by the coding sequence GTGCACGAGCAGCCTCTGGAGGGCCCCCTCGTCGGCGAGGACGGCGAGGTCGGCTATCGCGGTGTGACGGCCTGTCAGGCGGTCGGCATCAGCTACCGCCAGCTCGACTACTGGGCGCGCACCACCCTGGTGGTGCCGAGCGTGCGGGACGCCTCCGGCTCCGGCACCTCCCGCCTCTACTCCTTCCGTGACCTGGTGGTGCTCAAGGTCGTCAAGCGCCTGCTGGACGCCGGGGTGTCGCTGCAGAACATCCGGCGCGCGATCGACACGCTCCGCTCGCACGGGGTGGACGACCTGGCCGGGATCACGCTGATCTCGGACGGCACCACGGTGTATGAGTGTCGCTCCCCGGAGGAGGTCGTCGACCTGTTGCAGGGCGGCCAGGGCGTGTTCGGCATCGCGATCGGCGGAGCGTTCAAGGAGATCCAGGGTTCGCTGTCGCACCTGCCCGCCGAGCCGGCCGTGCCGCAGCCGGTGGGTCAGGTCCCCGAGGAGCCGGCGGCAGGTGACGAGCTCGCCGCCCGCAGGGCCCGCCGCCGTGCTGGCTGA
- a CDS encoding bifunctional nuclease family protein, producing MRELSVVGVRVELPSNQPIVLLREVDGDRYLPIWIGAVEATAIAYEQQGVKPARPLTHDLLRDILAALQQPLKAVEITELKDNVFYADLLIGENLRVSARPSDSIALALRVGAPIRCADQVLTEAGIVIPDEQEDEVEKFREFLDQVRPEDFAG from the coding sequence GTGCGCGAGCTGAGCGTGGTCGGGGTTCGGGTGGAGCTGCCCAGTAACCAGCCGATCGTTCTGCTGCGAGAGGTCGACGGCGACCGGTATCTGCCGATCTGGATCGGCGCGGTGGAGGCGACGGCGATCGCCTACGAGCAGCAGGGTGTGAAACCGGCTCGGCCGCTCACCCACGACCTGCTGCGCGACATCCTGGCGGCGCTGCAGCAGCCGCTGAAGGCTGTCGAGATCACCGAGCTGAAAGACAACGTCTTCTACGCCGATCTGCTGATCGGGGAGAATCTGCGGGTCTCCGCCCGGCCCAGCGACTCGATCGCGCTGGCCCTGCGGGTGGGCGCGCCGATCCGGTGCGCCGACCAGGTGCTGACCGAGGCCGGCATCGTCATCCCCGACGAGCAGGAGGACGAGGTGGAGAAATTCCGCGAGTTCCTCGACCAGGTCCGCCCGGAGGACTTCGCGGGCTGA
- a CDS encoding MerR family transcriptional regulator, with translation MSIGEVLAHLRTEFPDTTISKLRFLEAEGLVDPQRTASGYRKYSWNDVARLRFVLTAQRDQYLPLRVIREQLDRMEQEPVVPQRPTLVAVGAQRATDPADARIPKDDLVERTGVDEAMLAELEQIGLVVARPPGWYDADAVIIVEAVVGLTHFGLEPRHLRAFKNAADREVGLFTQLLAPLARQQDPAARARATDTARELQALSQRLHAALVRTGLRGELGR, from the coding sequence ATGAGCATCGGGGAGGTGCTGGCCCATCTGCGCACCGAGTTCCCCGACACCACGATCTCGAAGTTGCGGTTCCTGGAGGCGGAGGGTCTGGTCGACCCGCAACGCACCGCCTCCGGGTACCGCAAGTACTCGTGGAACGACGTGGCCCGGCTGCGGTTCGTGCTGACCGCCCAGCGTGATCAGTATCTTCCGCTGCGGGTGATCCGCGAGCAGCTGGACCGGATGGAGCAGGAGCCGGTGGTGCCCCAGCGCCCGACGCTGGTCGCGGTCGGCGCGCAGCGGGCCACCGATCCGGCCGACGCCCGGATTCCGAAGGACGATCTGGTCGAGCGGACCGGGGTCGACGAGGCGATGCTGGCCGAGCTGGAGCAGATCGGTCTGGTCGTGGCGCGCCCGCCGGGCTGGTACGACGCGGATGCAGTGATCATCGTCGAAGCCGTGGTGGGCCTCACCCACTTCGGTCTGGAGCCCCGCCACCTGCGGGCCTTCAAGAACGCGGCCGATCGTGAGGTCGGCCTGTTCACCCAGTTGCTGGCGCCGCTGGCCCGGCAGCAGGACCCGGCGGCCCGGGCCCGGGCCACCGATACCGCGCGTGAGCTGCAGGCTCTCTCGCAGCGGTTGCACGCGGCGCTGGTGCGCACCGGACTGCGCGGCGAACTGGGTCGCTGA
- a CDS encoding FHA domain-containing protein: MTRPDDEFPPLDVTSTLNLGALDEVLEGPETDVVPSRMSGSLPPGMALLVVRRGPNAGARFLLDHDVTTSGRHPDSDIFLDDVTVSRRHAEFHRDGGVFTVRDVGSLNGTYVNRERVEAATLSNGDEVQIGKFRLVFIAGPRPEGEGGRA; the protein is encoded by the coding sequence ATGACGCGCCCAGACGACGAGTTCCCCCCACTCGACGTCACGTCCACGCTGAACCTCGGCGCCCTCGACGAGGTGCTCGAGGGTCCCGAGACCGACGTGGTGCCCAGCCGGATGTCCGGCTCGCTGCCGCCCGGCATGGCGCTGCTGGTGGTCCGCCGCGGGCCGAACGCCGGCGCCCGGTTCCTGCTGGATCATGACGTGACCACCAGCGGACGGCACCCGGACAGTGACATCTTCCTGGACGACGTGACGGTTTCCCGCCGCCACGCCGAGTTCCACCGTGACGGGGGCGTGTTCACCGTGCGCGACGTGGGCTCGCTCAACGGGACGTATGTGAACCGTGAGCGGGTCGAGGCGGCGACGCTGAGCAACGGCGACGAGGTCCAGATCGGCAAGTTCCGTCTGGTGTTCATCGCCGGCCCGCGGCCGGAGGGCGAGGGCGGCCGGGCGTGA
- the gcvH gene encoding glycine cleavage system protein GcvH encodes MIPENLRYTAEHEWVSGDGTGPVRVGITHFAQDALGDIVFVQLPEEGTELQAGDSMGEVESTKSVSEIYAPIAGTVVARNDTLGDEPELINAEPYAAGWLVEIAPADPAAVDALLDAAAYQALTES; translated from the coding sequence TTGATTCCTGAGAATCTGCGGTACACCGCGGAGCACGAGTGGGTGTCCGGCGACGGCACCGGCCCCGTGCGGGTGGGGATCACCCACTTCGCGCAGGATGCGCTGGGTGACATCGTCTTCGTGCAGCTGCCCGAGGAGGGCACCGAGCTGCAGGCCGGCGACTCGATGGGCGAGGTCGAGTCGACCAAGAGCGTCTCGGAGATCTACGCCCCGATCGCCGGCACCGTGGTGGCCCGCAACGACACGCTGGGCGACGAGCCCGAGCTGATCAACGCGGAGCCGTACGCGGCGGGCTGGCTCGTGGAGATCGCCCCGGCCGACCCGGCCGCGGTGGACGCGCTGCTCGACGCCGCGGCGTACCAGGCGCTGACCGAGAGCTAG
- a CDS encoding DUF881 domain-containing protein yields the protein MSDTPEPASTESDLDRLRESPGEDPRESPGEDRGDVRSGPGESADGGERPPGRGGLKRPAPAGTLIWVLLALLGFTLVVQLRSNDADSGLSTARQEDLVQILSDLEARDSRLNSDIEALERSRQQLTSGVAGREAALDEANKRSQELGLLAGTIPGRGPGLEIVLDRVKASDVLNTVQELRGSGGEVMQISGSGGTPVRIVASTYFIDATGGGIIADGDRLTGPFRLLVIGLPETMRTALQIPGGVVASVKSDGGSVTMDSRSMVEVTAVRKAAALQYARPVS from the coding sequence ATGTCCGACACGCCCGAGCCTGCTAGTACAGAAAGTGATCTTGATCGCCTCAGGGAGAGCCCGGGAGAGGACCCGAGAGAGAGCCCGGGCGAGGACCGGGGAGACGTGCGGTCGGGCCCGGGGGAGAGCGCGGACGGCGGCGAGCGGCCGCCCGGCCGGGGTGGTCTCAAGCGACCGGCGCCCGCCGGCACCCTGATCTGGGTCCTGCTCGCCCTGCTCGGCTTCACCCTGGTCGTGCAGTTGCGCAGCAACGACGCGGACAGTGGCCTGTCCACCGCCCGCCAGGAGGACCTGGTCCAGATCCTGAGTGACCTGGAGGCCCGGGACAGCCGGCTGAACAGCGACATCGAGGCCCTGGAGCGCAGCCGCCAGCAGCTCACCTCGGGTGTCGCCGGCCGGGAGGCGGCCCTGGACGAGGCGAACAAGCGCAGCCAGGAGCTGGGCCTGCTGGCCGGCACGATTCCCGGCCGCGGCCCCGGTCTGGAGATCGTGCTGGACCGGGTGAAGGCTTCGGACGTGCTGAACACGGTGCAGGAGCTGCGCGGTTCGGGCGGCGAGGTGATGCAGATCAGCGGGTCCGGCGGGACCCCGGTGCGGATCGTGGCGTCCACCTATTTCATCGACGCCACCGGTGGTGGCATCATCGCGGACGGTGACCGGTTGACCGGGCCGTTCCGGCTGCTGGTGATCGGTCTGCCGGAGACGATGAGGACGGCGCTGCAGATCCCGGGCGGGGTGGTGGCGTCGGTGAAGAGCGACGGCGGTAGCGTGACCATGGACTCGCGCAGCATGGTCGAGGTGACCGCGGTGCGTAAGGCGGCTGCATTGCAGTACGCCCGTCCGGTTTCGTGA
- a CDS encoding small basic family protein, with translation MIAVLALLVGVLLGIVFHPSVPAELVPYLPIAVIAALDAVFGGLRAKLDGIFDDKQFVVSFISNVLVSALIVYVGDQLGVGSQLSVGVVVVLGVRIFGNVAAIRRHLFRA, from the coding sequence ATGATCGCCGTACTCGCCCTGCTCGTCGGTGTTCTGCTGGGCATCGTGTTCCATCCGTCGGTGCCGGCGGAGCTGGTGCCGTATCTGCCGATCGCGGTGATCGCGGCGCTGGACGCGGTGTTCGGCGGATTGCGGGCCAAGCTGGACGGGATTTTCGACGACAAGCAGTTCGTCGTCTCGTTCATCTCGAACGTGCTGGTCTCGGCGCTGATCGTGTACGTCGGTGACCAGCTCGGGGTCGGCAGTCAGCTGTCGGTCGGCGTTGTGGTGGTGCTCGGCGTCCGGATCTTCGGTAACGTCGCGGCGATTCGCCGGCACCTGTTCCGGGCCTAG